AATGGCATCGCTAATTAAATGGCCGTACAACCGAATATGTCCCGGATGGGTCGATACCACCTCATCTGCGGTAATCAAGCCGGCATCCAATAGTTTTGCGATCACCAAGGGTTTAATGGTTGAACCAGGCTCGACTAGGGTTGAAATACCTCGATTACGTATTGCTTCACCGGTAATTTGGGTACGGTCATTAGGGTTAAAACTCGGCTGATTCGCTAAGGCCAAAATCTCTGATGTGTTCAGGTCTATCACCACAACCGACCCACCAAACGCATTGTGTTTAACCAGGGCATCATGCAAGGCTTTGTGAGCAAAATACTGAATATGACTATCCAGTGTTAAATTTATATCTTTCCCCGCCTCGATAGGTTGCAATGTTGCTACCGATGATACCACCCGGCCTTTTAAGTCTTTTACAACCCTAAAGCGCCCCGTTTGGCCAGTCAACCAGTTATCGTAAATAGCTTCAATGCCATCTTGCCCTATATCATCAACATTGGTATAGCCGATTAAATGGGCCGTTGTATGCGCCTGTGGATAAAAACGACGGTATTCTGGCTTTACATAGACAAATGGGAGGTTTAGCGCTTCTACACGCTGACCAATTTCAGGTAATTGTCCGCGACTAATGTATAAATAACGCCGGTTTGACTGATCACTAACTCGGGCCGCAATATCACTCGACGACATTTCAATTACCTGCGCTAGCTGGGCAATAATATTGACTTTATTTGGATGACTGTTTAAGCGATTAGCATCTACCCAAATCGAGGTAATGGGCGCACTTAAAGCAAGCACTTCATTATTACGGTCAAAGATTTGACCGCGTGGTGCAGGAACTTCAATAACCCGTAATTGACGTTTATCGGCCTCAGAATTGAGGAAATCGGCATGCAGCCACTGCAAATAAAATGCGCGACCCGCTAAAAGTACTAGACCTGCCAGTAGCACATACAAGATTAAACGACCGCGTACATGAGAACTCACGGCTCGTTTTCCTCAGTTAAGACAAGGTATTGACGCTCTTGTGGTTTACGCATATTTAACTGGGATCGAGCCTGTTGCTCGACAAGCAATGGTGCGGTTAAGTGCGCTGACTCTAACATCATCTGACCCCATGCCTCAC
This Thiomicrospira cyclica ALM1 DNA region includes the following protein-coding sequences:
- a CDS encoding peptidoglycan D,D-transpeptidase FtsI family protein translates to MSSHVRGRLILYVLLAGLVLLAGRAFYLQWLHADFLNSEADKRQLRVIEVPAPRGQIFDRNNEVLALSAPITSIWVDANRLNSHPNKVNIIAQLAQVIEMSSSDIAARVSDQSNRRYLYISRGQLPEIGQRVEALNLPFVYVKPEYRRFYPQAHTTAHLIGYTNVDDIGQDGIEAIYDNWLTGQTGRFRVVKDLKGRVVSSVATLQPIEAGKDINLTLDSHIQYFAHKALHDALVKHNAFGGSVVVIDLNTSEILALANQPSFNPNDRTQITGEAIRNRGISTLVEPGSTIKPLVIAKLLDAGLITADEVVSTHPGHIRLYGHLISDAINYRELDITGVVQKSSNVAMAKLVPRLSREAHWEFMTQLGFGADSGLFLPGEQSGRLRHFANWSRMDQVSNSFGYGFNATLLQLAQSYQIFGQQGQVTPLRLVADQPHGAPKQVVSPETAQAVLLMMESVTQPGGTATEAKIDGYRVAGKTGTVHKTAGGVYQLDKYQAMFVGLAPVSRPQLLVAVMIDEPSRGIYGGGTVAAPVFREVMTHALRVRNIDPDQVNVP